The region TTGTCCTTTGCCTTGATCGGGGGCGTGACATGAGTGTCGACCCAGAACGGCCAGAGTGTGTAATCGAGATCGAAGGCGATCAGTTTTGGCAGTGGCAAGCCATCAGTGAACGTGGATGGAGCGTTGGACGAGTCTTCTATCGGGGCTGCGGTGTTTGTTCGTCTTGCGCGAATCATTTTGTCTATCTATCAGACTCGAGCGGCAGGCTGTACGGGCGTCTATTGGTGTAAAGAAGGTCGGTCTAGAAAACCACGATGAAAGGAATGTGACACGAAGCAAACGTAAGACTTTTTGTGGAATGCAGAGGATTGTCAGTCTGATCAAAGTCCAAATTCTTAGAATTTGCGGGGGATTTCCGATCACGTGGGGCGCTGTCTCAGTGCCCTAGTATGACGTTGTGAATAACTTCATAACTTTATTCACTACATGGCATCTTGCAATTGTATTCGAAATTTCATTGCTACTTGGCATCTGCTAAATACAAGCCCAGTCACACCCATATTCCTGAGTTGATCCGTATCCCAATTCAGCTGGCCTTGTTGTTTTTGTGTGTTTTGCGCTTTTTTACGTTCCCCAAGTTAAAGTACATACATGTGGGCTGTCAACATCAAGCTGGATAATCATCTCACAAACTTCAGTAACTACCTCAATTCAGAGGCGTGTAAGTGAAGCAGCGAACCGTATCCAAGAATTTCCAGATCTGCTGGTGATTCTCTGCCCCCTTGATTGTCAGTTCGTATGCCACGGAATCCCAATCAGAAGCATAATGAAGGATGCGAGCCTGCTGTTCTTGATCCAGGATACCATTCGCACCGACCGCTTCGGCAATAATGCGGCGCCAGAGGTTGAAAGTCAACCCGAATCGCCAGCTTGACTTGCGTCCTTTTTGAGAAAGACTGGCACGCGTGTTACCCTTGCCACCAGTGGGGCGACCAGTTCGGACAGAGCCAAGTTCAGGGCCAGATACATTTCCAGCTCCGAAAACAGAACGCTCGGGAGTAGTGTCGCGCAGAGAGTTTAGCTCGAGGCATCCCTCGTTCTCGGGCTCTGGAGTTGCTAACTTGGGTGTGGCCGGTCGATAAACCGGCTGGAGAGCAGGAAACTCTTCGTCAAATAGCTCAGTTCCCGGGTGAAAACGGCCCTTAGAGAAATATGGGGAGAAAGCCGGAGGAATTGTGTACTGAGGTTGTGGGTGGAATTCCACGGATGATGGAGAGTGCTCAACGATCAACTCTTCTTCTGCGtgtccttcctcttcctcttcctcttgctcttgttcttgctcttccaCATCATGTTCCTCGGTGACGGGAAATTCTTCATTAGCTGCCACATCCTCGGATGCTTCAACTGCGCGGTCCCTATCTTCCAAGAGAAGTGCCCGAGAAActaccatcatcttcagcgcAACGGTGGCAATCTCACTAGCGTGAAGGCCCTCATGCTTAAGAGATTCAATGCGCACACGCTTGGTAAGTCTGGTGTGATCGAGCTCTAATTTGTTTTGCGACTTATGCTTTGCGGCCTCGTCAGTCGAGTCTTCATCGTCAGATCTGTTGCCCTCCGAACCACCCTGGGCCCTAGATTTATATTGACGAATCGCCTCAGTCACATCGAGGAGGCGCTTAGCGTGACCCGTGAACCCATCAATGGGTTTCCAGATGATACTCCTGTCTCCTCTAGCCAACCCAGGAATGGCAGACGCTTTGCCATGAGGAAGGAACTCCAAGAGTTGTTCAGAAGAGCGCTGTGTGGCGAGCATTCGAGATAGATGCACCGCACTGCTATTCTTGACTTCGATTTCTGATAATATGAAGTATGGGATGGAACGGAGTCCTCGAGTACATGCGTATTGCTTCAGATCATTGAAGGTGATGTTCTTGCTGGCTGGTACTGCGGTGGATCCAGCACCTAGTACAACAATATCCCCGTTAACTTACAATGCAATTATCACCAGCTGGATTAGTGGGATATCCATACCATTTTGACGAGCCGCTCTGCCAACCTTGCTTGGGGATTTCTTCGCACAGCCGCTTTTGCAATCCCAACTAGCCTTCACATCGATCTTCAGTGCCGCAGTTTCCTCCGCAAGCGCcgcttcctcgccgtcttGCACATCGGTGGAGAAACCGTGGTCCTGACGAACGATCGTCTCTGCGTCCGCCTCAAGGAAATCAAGGTCACTTTTGATGTAACCACGAGCAAGGATTTCCAAGCCAGCAGCCCCAATCGGATTACCAGCCAAATCAAGTTTCTTGAGCATGTAGCAGTTCTTAAAAGAACCCAGAAACAACTTCCAAATggtcttctcctcttcggTGACAATGCGGATGTCATTGCGTGAAAGATCAAGCTCACGAAGGTCACCACCGCTGCTGGCAATGACGTCTCCTAGCTTGAGGAGGGACTGCACGGTGAGCTTGTTGTTTTGAAGATGGAGCTCAGTGACCTTGGCAAGACCGAGTGGGTGTTCTGCATCGCGGCAGTTGATGCAGCTGATCAGGTCGTCAATAAACTCGGCGAAGCCGTCATCAGTGAGACCTTTGCCTGTGAGGTCGATCTCGAGAGTTGGATCGCGGGCTGCAGCCTTagagccagagcctgggGCCATTCGTTTTTTCTGAACTTTATCAGCATCTCTTGACTGTCTTTGAAGCTAGGGAAGAGTAGCTAGACAGTGTGACCTACCAGGTCCTTGGAAACGACGTGGCCAGCTTTGACGCCGCTGATCTTTCTCTGTAGAACACCACATCGTCAGCTCATCTGATCCAGAGAATATATACCCAAATCCAATAGAACATACAGCGGAATAATTCAACTTTCCCATGATGATATTTCGATACCTTGGTGGCACGAGTAAAtgtgttgtgttgtgttgtaTCGCTTCAGCCTGCATCGTGAAAAGAATCAGCTCTGATCATATCCATCTCCAATCCAACGAAATACAACGAACGAAGCAAGTTgaaatattaagtataaagcCATCACAACCCCTAGATAAACAGGCAATTTCAGAACAAGGCCCGCTGCGCTGCACGCAGACACGCAGATGCACACGGGCTCTGACGCGCCGAGAAAGGGTATACAACACGGGTCCGGCCAACCACGGCCCATTCACAAGAGCAACATACCTTTGGTGGTGAAGTTCCCGCAGTAGAGGCTACCAAATATAGCTAAATATGAAGCTTTCTTCCTCTAGCTAGAATGCTGGAGAGATAAGGTCGGATATGGTTGAAAGAGGTGTGGGATAGAGGGTGAGGGCAAAACACTGCGTTTCTCAGGTTATATTAGTGCTCTGGATATAATATCTCTTTTgaaaatagataaagataagGAGTAATGAGCTGCTTGTAATGCATGGCTGTACTCACGTTGCTTTGCTTCGGTTGTGTTGACCTCGTGATGGTAATCCTGATGGATCAGGGTAGAGGGTAAGTATggtgggagaaagagaaggccaGTAAAGGGCTGAGCGGGGGAAGCAAAATAACAGGCCTCATATACTAGAGGAAAACACTGTTGCCGGGCAGAGGCCGCACTTGCAAGGCTCTGCTTTATTGGGGCGTGACTAGGATATTCACTCACTCACTTAAATCACGCATCTCTATCAGGGAACAGGTTAGAATCTTCCAGGGTTAGAATCTGTTCACAAATAGAGTACACCAATAGGTAAGCTGATATTTCTGGCCATCTGACACTCCAGTAGCTAAATGAATGGAGTCTGTGAGCTCTACTGTCTGCCAGGTTCTTTCACTTGGATGTGGAAATTCCATTGTAGTCTCAAGCATCTTTAACATAACAAATGCAGCAAACGCATATAACTCCGTCATTATGTCGGCGGTCAATGACATTCTTCTCAAATTTCAAACGGTTAAAAGAAATCAATTATGTCTTTGAAATCGTCCAGCAGGGCTGGGTCAATTCCTTCCCAGCCCGTTGGTATAGAAGAAGCAACAGGTACGTCACACATCTGCGAGTTTTCAGCCTCGTTCCCTTCTGTAagctctttctctccttttctGGGCAAATCTGTTTCAATACCGTCTGGCTCCCCACGGTTCTTTGCTCTCTTGTTGTCGTcattggtggtgttgctccTGTCAGCCAGCTTTCGCTTCTGTCCCCCCAAGCCGTCGGATTGCGGAGGCATGGAACACAATTTCTGCGGCTCAGGGCTTACAAGATCTACTAGACAAGTCTTAGCAAAGCCATAATTTGCCGAAGGTGACTCCAAGGTCGGACGCCCCCGGAACGAGACCTCATCAGCATCGATCCAGTCGTCTCCGAGCTCATGAGGGGTCTTGGAGATACCCGGCGCTTTTTGAGAATCACGATCCAACGAGCTGATGGCATTTCCGAAGAATTCAGACGGTGAGGGCAAGTCGTCGAAGCTCTCGTCACCATAGTCGCTCGAGGAATCCGCGATAAGGGAGATAGGGTTATCCGTGCTAGGAGTCTTCAGCTGGGATGACTGCTGGCTGTTCTTCACTTTTTTCTGTTGCTTAACAGATTTCGGATCACTCTTTGATATACTTGCTGACAATGTCAGCTGGTTCGATCCTGCTGTGTCTTGATAAGCCCCGTCAGACTTCTTTCTAGTGGCCTTTGGGGGATTGCTCAAGCCCTCGCGACAACAGTAATGCTTGCACCTACTGGGTTTAGCAATTGCCACCCAAATGTATGCAAATTCCTTACGATGTTTTGTCTTTACACTTATGATTGCATGCCCATTTGCCGTTATCCAGCTTTCCGAGTTCCCGATCGACGCTGGCATTTGCCTTTGCCGCTGCACTTGACTTGGTGTCTTCGCTCTGTGATGTTATTTTCTGGTACATTGTGCCTTTAGAGGGTACTGATGGTTGGGGCCCTGCTTCCCCATCATTCCAGTCATCTAATATCTCTTAATTCCAGTCAGACTCATTCCGTATATCACTGAATCAGTATAGATCTGGGTATACTACCTGAGCCTAACCACTCTCCGAATAACAAGTCATCAGTATCGAACCGTTTAAGCTTATTGGATGATTCATTGTTGCAAGGCTCTGTAATCGGAATTTCCTCATGCTCGGGCTGTTTGGGAAAGCACGACTTTGGGAGATCCGGTCTCAACGTCGCACAACGTGAGGTTCCCGCTTCAATTTGTTAGTCACAAAGACCACGCGGCCGTGGGACTGAGGAGCAGACCAATTTCATCACACATAACATGACAAATTATGTATTGGCCATGTTGCTTCAGTTCTCCGCTTAAAGATATCTCATGGTTCTTCTGGAGCTTGGCTGCACTAAATATCATCAGCATACGGTACCATCAGAATACAATTTCAGTTGTATATATACCTTAAACGTCGAAAGTCAATTAGTCGGCCGTCAGAAGTCTCTGCAATGAAACAAACATAAACCGGCCGCCTCTGGAAGAAACTCGGACACTTCTCGTTCATGAATGCGATCTCCACTTTAAAGCGCACTGAGACAAAACGGCCTGGCTTGACGTCCTAGGGAAGATTAGCAACTTCCAGCAAGACTCTGAGAGCCTCTGAGGATACCTTGCCCATAATCTTCACCGATACTCGTAGCTTTGGGAATTCCGCAAGACGACCCCGCACTTTCACTCCAAACGGCGGATTCTTGCTCAGCGCCATGTCGATGCAGTGCGGCTCGGTGTCTTCCAGGGCTTCTATACTATCAATTCCAGCTGCCACTAACTTCCTCaccgcaacaacaccaatcTGCTCAATTTGCTTCATCTGAAGGGGTGAACCATCCCAAACCTTTGCTGTTAAACTCCTGGCGAGTTCCAACGCATTTCGGATAGTTACCGAATCTCCCAGGTGAACCTGGCAGTCAATCACACATCGAATCAGACGATTAACATGGGAGAATACAAAGTTTTTGTCCTGCTGAAAAGTGAACTTGTGTTTCTGGAACTGCTCGTTAGTCGGAAACTCAATAGCACCCAGTTCGGACTGGATAAGGAGGGATATCTTGTGAGCTGGGAGCGCGATGTCGACATTAATAGGGTAGGCGAGGTCACTTGAGCGGTTTATCTCCTTATACACCGACTTCTCTCCTGCCTTGAGTCGTACGTCGCGGAATTCTTCGGCCTGGGATATAGCTGCAAGCTACAGCGTATCAGTCTAACTTTCATCCCAAAAGTTTAGGCGATTTACTTACAATCTCCGCCACACCTGACTGCGACTTCAACGCAAGGAGCGTTTTCATCGTCTCGAATCGTACATAATACCTTGCCATGGCATCTCCAAATGGCGTGGACTTGAGGGTGTTGGACGCGACTAGGTCACATTCCTGGAGTAACTTGATATCCTTTTCGCAAATCTGGCGAAGcatctcgtcttcgtcgtcccGGTTGGCGCTCTCCTTGAGTTTATAGTCCATCGGGTTCCTCCTTAGTCTGACAAACAAGAAGGTACCCGCTAGCCAGGTAGTAGCTGAATCTAGACTGGTTACATTGCCGAGCCCTATCTCGGCATTCAGGTGGTCAATCAAGTTTAGGTGCAGGCAGCTCTCGAGACTCTCAGATCCAGATACTAGCTTTTCATAGTGATGGACTCGTTCCTTTCTGGTCAGAATTACCGCAGTTGCGGTGTCGTCAAATTGTGGTCGGCCGGCACGACCGAGCATCTGCATTACTTCAAGGTCCGAGTACTCCTGGCAGCAACCGTCTTGCCATCCTACAGTGTTTTTGATAATGACTAGATGGCAGGGGAGATTGACGCCGACAGCGAGAGTTGAAGTACAACATACAAGGCTTATTTTGCCTTCGATGTATCCGTTCTCGACTTGGTGTCGGTCTGCAGGTTCAAGGCCGGCATGGTGAAAtgcaacaccagcagctgtTGTCGCTGTCCGAAAAAAGTGTCAGCATCGATACAGATGGGTATAATCCGACTCACTCTTTAGATCAGTGTTGCAAACCTGCATCGGCTTACTTGGTCCCTTCCATAGCCGCGCTGGGTGGTTAGACGTAGACCACAACCGTGCAAGTTCCTTTGCCGTAGTGACTGCAGAATTCCTGGTACAACAAAATATCATGatgggcttcttcgccgaATGTGTGCCAATGACATCAGCAAGTCTACGATTCAACAGTGAGCCTGTGCATATATGCAGAAAGATTGAGGGCTTACTTGGAGTTAAGCAGTTTGTCGAACGCAAAGTCATTACCATGAGACTGATATCCATAAACAAATTTCTGCAGCTTCACCGGACGAAACTCCTCGCCGAAGTGCTCTCTATGTGCCGGAACGTGCTGGCTAGTGGCATTCTTACCTAACCAGGTCGCAATGTCTTCAGAGTTCGGGATAGTGGCGCTTAATGCAACAAAGCGTACATTGGACCCAATGGTTTTCATTCGGGATACAACCGCTTCCAAAGTAGCGCCGCGAGCTTCTTTGAGTGTATGAACTTCGtcaatgaggaagagcttgacGAGCTGCATAAGCCGGACATGATCCTTCCACTTCCGTGTCATGCTGTCCCACTTCTCTGGAGTGGTTATGATAATCTGGCTATTCTGGACATTTCTTAGCTGGGAATGATCCGTATCGCCCGTGAGCTCGGCACACTGGAGCCCAAGTAGTTGGAATTTTCGACTCCAGTCACGAAACCTCTCAGAACAAAGAGACTTTGTCGGGGCCTGGTAAACGACTTTGAATTGCTCGTCTTTCAGGGTATTCAGCAGGCGGCAAATCGCCAGCTCCATAATGACCGTCTTACCGCTCCCAGTTGGGGCAGCTAGCACTACGTTGTCATCGCTTCTGTAGATAGCCTGGAAGCACTTGGACTGCACGGCGTTGAAAACAGGGAAATGGAACAGCGAGCGATAATTGTCCGGTAGTTCACGGACCGACAAGAGTACAATACCTCGAACAGAGACAGGTATATCTTGAAACGGGTTGCTCGGGTCATGGTGTGAGGTTGGAAAATCAGTACTAGGCTCGACATATCGCTTCTCCACTCCAATGGAATGTACTTGAGGAGCCCTGTTTAGTCCCAACGTCCCACCAAGATCCCGATCGGTTTCTCGAAATCCTCCAGTCGTCCTTCCACTCTGAATCCGCGCTAATGGGCTCGAAACTTCCCTTGTATCGATATCAGACGAACTCGAGGGTATACTTCGATGGGGCGTGACATGCGGGCCTAAGATTCCAAAATTAGCTCACATTCTCATAAAAGAAACACAGTTTTAGTGCCTTTAGTGGCTGTTTAGGTACAACTGGTATACCAACTCACCATTGAAGAAACGAGAAACCTGTTTCGGCTGTTCCACTTGTCGGTGATACGAAGAAATCAACGGTTGCTGATGATTATTCGCTTTCCCATCCGACTGGGCAAGCAGTTCAAGGTCTAACCAGCACGAGCGTAAAGGTTAGACATCTATCTTCAACCATTgacatatatatatatatatatgtaggACACTGAGAATCTCACCAAAAGCATCAAGTTGtacatcctcgtcctcaaacACCTCATCCTGCTGTATGAGCGTTGACAGAGCAGGTAATTGAATAGTGGAACCGGGCTGATATGACAAGGTTCCATTTTCCTGCCTATAAGATTTATGAAAAagggaggacgacgatgacaaTACTTGTGATCCCTGGATGAGTTTCTCGTCAATCACGCCGTTGGAGTGTGGTTGGGGAGATTTTGGAAACTCAAGCGGCCCTTCTGCCCCGGTCTGGCGGGGTATGGAGAAGGGTTTGTTGACTCTTCGTCTCATGATGGTTAGAGATGGGTCTGATGGGGTGCCATTGGGAATATGATGGAATGGGGATTGATACAGtgaggtgatgaggatgggaatGGAGCGGGCTCTACAAGACATCTACGGAAGGCAGGTCACCTGCGGGCACGTGGACTGTATATCAAACGCCAACAATAAGACCAATGGAATATGTCTAGTCTTCAAAGGCTAGCATGGGTGGCAGACACGTTCAAATAAATCCACAGCGAAGCAGAAAAGTTGATCCAGCAACTAAAATGTAATCAATTTTTTCGAAAATCAAACGCTAGGTCTGCTCTATCGTTCAGAGCAGTGGCCAATCAAAGGGTATAGTAGTAGATTTCAGGGGTACAAATCGCCACGTATGCAGGCAAAAGCAATGGAACAGGCGCACGAGTCCTATGCACTCTTGTCTCACTTTCATCCAACACAGTCAACCAGAAAAACCAATGCAAGGTTGGTTATCAGCACAATAAATCGGATTCTCGTAACCGTATCGTCAATATCAAGTAAATCGTCAAAGCCTTAGAAGTAACCCCCACTTGCAGATCGCGAGGCCCCCGACCTGGCAACGCCGGGTGATGTGGGCCTTGAGGTTGAGACGCCCGCATTCAAAAAGGGCGTTGACGGAAGCTTAATTGAGATCTCCTTgggagacgaagaagcaggagaagTTTCGTCGCtcatgctttctttttcgtAACGCCCGATGCGAATTGGAGGTGGACGCTTAGCATCTGAGCTTGGAAGCTCACAGAGATAAGTAGCCACAAGGACCGCAAAGGTACCAAAGAGATACTAATGTGAGGTTAGCATAGCCCAGAATAAAACAATTTCCACCGAATAGTGAACGTACAGTCATAGTTGGTTCAAATTCGAAAAGCCAAATGCTACCCAGCGACGTCAGGATTATCGTAGTAGCCGACGCAACATTCCTAGAATCTGCAAATGCCGGTCCAGCAAAGAACGGGGCTGCAATCCCTCCAATGGCTTGCACAATAATCGTACTCCAAACCACCCAGTTGTAACCGTCAAAAACCCCGCCACTGGCAATCTTCTCACCATCTAGGAAAATCACACCAATAAACAGCGCAGGGAAGATCGAGTAGACCGCAATCTGCACGTTGCGGACCCAGAGGGATGTGGAATGCGCACTATCCCGCACCACTTTTTCAAAGTATACCCCGGAGAGACCAGAAGCTGCACAAGACCCAAGCGTAGCGAGAATGCCAACAGCACGGTCCATGGACGGGGTTGCGGTCAGGATATCTTCCTCAATGCCCTCATAAGTAGCGGAGCGCTTATGCAAATTCTGTCCCTGCTTGACTGacttccactcctccaaaGACCGAGGGAAATCGAAGTGCTTCGCCGCATTCTCAAGCAAAAGCTCCTCAGAGCTACTAATGGGAATAAGAACGAGAGCAACACCTCCTAGAAGCAAGAGTATAAACGCCCACTTCCGCAATGGAATACTCCTGCCCAGCAATGCAACACCAAACACAGAGCTGACGATGATCTTCAACTGGTACGACGCCTGGAAAGTCGCTGCCGGCAGGTTCGAGAGCGCAATATATTGCAACGAGTTCGCCAAAGTATAAAGAGAAGCCGGGATGGCCAATTTCCAACTATCGCCGGAAAACACGGCCGCAGCGAGGGTAGAGAGGAGCGAAGTGGCGGGCACGGAGGGAGGTGCCGATTTCGAAACTTCGTATAACGCCAGGGTCAGGGAAACGGCGAGTTTCACAATCTCGTTAAAGAGAACAGCGGTCGATGTGAGATAGCGCTTGCCACCAGTGGGCGGCATCATTCGAGAGTAGTGTACCAACTGTGGGCGCAACAGgagtcagtcagtcagtcacaCTAAACCCTTTGACGTAGAGGGCCGCGGAAAATACTCACGAGCACAAATGTTGTGTATTGCACCGTCAACTACATGACAATCAAGAAGGTTAGCCTCCCCCAATACAATTCGAATCCACAGACGATGCGTTCTGCGTTTTAGTGTCTCCTGAACTCACCAGTACCCAAGAAGCGTGCTTCCAACTCGCCCCGGCCCCCGGCCCAGACGACCGTCGTTGGACACTTTCCCCCATATTAAATTGATAGCTGTGCCCTCCCAACAGACACGCTAGACGACTTGAATAGTCGAAACAAAGATGAGAATGAGACACTGAAATTCACCAGTGTCCTAACACGGGGTAACAGCTAGCGTGCCGGGTTATTTCATGCAGAAGTGTGCTTGTGAAAGGCTGGAAGGAGAGTCGTCCAGTCTTACTCTAGTCGGCCTCGGGGCTGGCTTTACCTGGGGCGGTGTGGCTGGCAAAATCACGGGGATCGGGCGACGGACGATTTTCCCCTGGATTTAGCGGGAAGCATTTGCGGTTCGTCATTGGGTGTCCTGACGTCAGGCCAGGCCTCAGACCAGCCCAGCTGGGCTGGGCCAACTCAAAGCCCAACCACCCAAAGCAGGAGGGATCGACACAGTCAACACAGCCCTCGAGTCTGAGCCATGGATCAATTGGGGCAACACCCTGTGTCTTTGAAACAAGCTGCACACGTTTCGTATTCTGATTCCTCCCGCAGCCTCCGTGATCTGGTAAGTAATGGGGCCGTGATGCGTATCCTCTGCCcttgctttgcttttgttCTTGTCCATGCCACCACTGGTAATGGTATGACGACATCTGGCATTGTTTTCTGTTCATGCCTTCCACCGGGTCGCTGAAGCTTAATGGAGCGGAAACCATATCCTCGGAGGTTCCAAGCTTGGGATGCAAGGAGAGGGCAATTCCGGTTCTTGGGTAGACACTATGAAGAAATCTTGATTCTTGAGAGAACTCGAGCAAAGCCCCGTTATATACATTAATTATCCTAATCTTCCACATCGCTATCCGAAACCACCCCCCCACGTCCGAAATATGCATCCAAAAAGCCAATCCATGCAGTAAATGGGAATCAGGTAGTCAAACAAACGCGGTCGTGGATATAAAAGAGGAAAATATGAGAAAATACCGCCAACAAATAGTAGGAATATGCTAATAGGTTGAGAAAGAGTGAGTGTGTGGATGGTGTGACAAAATGAGATGGATAAAAGTAGACCCAGTGGCCTAAGAGTCAACGAAAGTACAGACGGGCTATGACGAAAATCAATGCACAGCTGTTAGGTTGCTGCCTTCAGTGGTCCACCCCAACGCCCAAGGAGGAAACTCGCTGCCCTCACCTGGAtcttctgctgcaggatcttcAAGCGCGATGGCCCCGCTGCTATCCGTCCGCCTCCTTGAGTGGTTTCTCTGAACTTCAGGGACGGGAGGTGGGGGTCGTTGGGGTGGAGGTTTTTGGGACGGCAAGGGCGAAAAGCGGTGAATAGGTAGAGTTGGGGTTAGAGGAGATGTGGCACTGGtggcaggagaaggaaggcttTTTGAAGACACACTCGCTCGAGGCGATGGGGCTGAAGTTGTAGTCTTATCTTCAGTATCAGACCCTGTGCCTTGCGGGGTGGAAGCACCCTTGTTCTGATAATACGAGGCCGGAAGGGGCGGTGTTGGTACCGAAGGAGGGATACCAGGGTTGCTGAGGCGTAGGAACGAGGTATCAGAGCAGTAGAATGAATCTCGAGAAGGCACTGAGAGGCCTGATACCACCGAACGGCGATCGGGTTCAATATGTTCGTTGAAGATACTTGGAGTCATCTTGCCGTGTCGCACTCTCATCACTTCAAGCAGGCGCTCTTCCTGTCTTGTCACAGCCATAACGCGGCTCCTCCTGTGCATTTCTCGCTGAGACATAGTTGAGGTTCTCGTCCGAGCGTGGCTCTGGTCCTCAAAAATAGGGTCGCTGTGGAGGAAGTCGGGCTCGAGAATTGCGGGAACACCGCTTGAACGGCGTGATTGATTACCCCCGGCTGCCCGAGAGGGTTTTCGCGGTAGCGAAGCATTAGAGTCTTGCCGAGGATGAAGGTATTTTGAGCTTGATCGTGAACTTTGAGTCTGACTCGACGAAGGACGTTCTACACTTCGTAGTGTTCCTCTAGTCGCTTGCGCGGCAGCCGCAGTACAAATT is a window of Aspergillus puulaauensis MK2 DNA, chromosome 4, nearly complete sequence DNA encoding:
- the MER3 gene encoding putative DEAD/DEAH box DNA helicase (Mer3) (COG:A;~EggNog:ENOG410PFEF;~InterPro:IPR004179,IPR027417,IPR036390,IPR001650, IPR014001,IPR011545;~PFAM:PF02889,PF04851,PF00270;~go_function: GO:0003676 - nucleic acid binding [Evidence IEA];~go_function: GO:0005524 - ATP binding [Evidence IEA]), with translation MRRRVNKPFSIPRQTGAEGPLEFPKSPQPHSNGVIDEKLIQGSQVLSSSSSLFHKSYRQENGTLSYQPGSTIQLPALSTLIQQDEVFEDEDVQLDAFDLELLAQSDGKANNHQQPLISSYHRQVEQPKQVSRFFNGPHVTPHRSIPSSSSDIDTREVSSPLARIQSGRTTGGFRETDRDLGGTLGLNRAPQVHSIGVEKRYVEPSTDFPTSHHDPSNPFQDIPVSVRGIVLLSVRELPDNYRSLFHFPVFNAVQSKCFQAIYRSDDNVVLAAPTGSGKTVIMELAICRLLNTLKDEQFKVVYQAPTKSLCSERFRDWSRKFQLLGLQCAELTGDTDHSQLRNVQNSQIIITTPEKWDSMTRKWKDHVRLMQLVKLFLIDEVHTLKEARGATLEAVVSRMKTIGSNVRFVALSATIPNSEDIATWLGKNATSQHVPAHREHFGEEFRPVKLQKFVYGYQSHGNDFAFDKLLNSKLADVIGTHSAKKPIMIFCCTRNSAVTTAKELARLWSTSNHPARLWKGPSKPMQVCNTDLKTTTAAGVAFHHAGLEPADRHQVENGYIEGKISLVCCTSTLAVGVNLPCHLVIIKNTVGWQDGCCQEYSDLEVMQMLGRAGRPQFDDTATAVILTRKERVHHYEKLVSGSESLESCLHLNLIDHLNAEIGLGNVTSLDSATTWLAGTFLFVRLRRNPMDYKLKESANRDDEDEMLRQICEKDIKLLQECDLVASNTLKSTPFGDAMARYYVRFETMKTLLALKSQSGVAEILAAISQAEEFRDVRLKAGEKSVYKEINRSSDLAYPINVDIALPAHKISLLIQSELGAIEFPTNEQFQKHKFTFQQDKNFVFSHVNRLIRCVIDCQVHLGDSVTIRNALELARSLTAKVWDGSPLQMKQIEQIGVVAVRKLVAAGIDSIEALEDTEPHCIDMALSKNPPFGVKVRGRLAEFPKLRVSVKIMGKDVKPGRFVSVRFKVEIAFMNEKCPSFFQRRPVYVCFIAETSDGRLIDFRRLSAAKLQKNHEISLSGELKQHGQYIICHVMCDEIAGTSRCATLRPDLPKSCFPKQPEHEEIPITEPCNNESSNKLKRFDTDDLLFGEWLGSEILDDWNDGEAGPQPSVPSKGTMYQKITSQSEDTKSSAAAKANASVDRELGKLDNGKWACNHKCKDKTSCKHYCCREGLSNPPKATRKKSDGAYQDTAGSNQLTLSASISKSDPKSVKQQKKVKNSQQSSQLKTPSTDNPISLIADSSSDYGDESFDDLPSPSEFFGNAISSLDRDSQKAPGISKTPHELGDDWIDADEVSFRGRPTLESPSANYGFAKTCLVDLVSPEPQKLCSMPPQSDGLGGQKRKLADRSNTTNDDNKRAKNRGEPDGIETDLPRKGEKELTEGNEAENSQMCDVPVASSIPTGWEGIDPALLDDFKDIIDFF
- a CDS encoding uncharacterized protein (COG:S;~EggNog:ENOG410PW80;~InterPro:IPR001611,IPR032675;~PFAM:PF13516;~go_function: GO:0005515 - protein binding [Evidence IEA]), whose protein sequence is MGKLNYSARKISGVKAGHVVSKDLKKRMAPGSGSKAAARDPTLEIDLTGKGLTDDGFAEFIDDLISCINCRDAEHPLGLAKVTELHLQNNKLTVQSLLKLGDVIASSGGDLRELDLSRNDIRIVTEEEKTIWKLFLGSFKNCYMLKKLDLAGNPIGAAGLEILARGYIKSDLDFLEADAETIVRQDHGFSTDVQDGEEAALAEETAALKIDVKASWDCKSGCAKKSPSKVGRAARQNGAGSTAVPASKNITFNDLKQYACTRGLRSIPYFILSEIEVKNSSAVHLSRMLATQRSSEQLLEFLPHGKASAIPGLARGDRSIIWKPIDGFTGHAKRLLDVTEAIRQYKSRAQGGSEGNRSDDEDSTDEAAKHKSQNKLELDHTRLTKRVRIESLKHEGLHASEIATVALKMMVVSRALLLEDRDRAVEASEDVAANEEFPVTEEHDVEEQEQEQEEEEEEGHAEEELIVEHSPSSVEFHPQPQYTIPPAFSPYFSKGRFHPGTELFDEEFPALQPVYRPATPKLATPEPENEGCLELNSLRDTTPERSVFGAGNVSGPELGSVRTGRPTGGKGNTRASLSQKGRKSSWRFGLTFNLWRRIIAEAVGANGILDQEQQARILHYASDWDSVAYELTIKGAENHQQIWKFLDTVRCFTYTPLN